Proteins encoded within one genomic window of Candidatus Binatia bacterium:
- a CDS encoding PIN domain-containing protein has translation MGLVIDTSALVALERAPDGWEPMLGPLAEESAVIPAIVYAELLVGVRLADRAARARARQERVEALVSRFPIVDFTREIAERWADLFAELSRSGTTIPSNDLAIAATALHLGFGVLVGPKGERHYRRVAGLRCERFVVPTPPR, from the coding sequence GTGGGATTAGTCATCGACACGAGCGCACTGGTCGCGCTGGAACGGGCACCCGACGGCTGGGAGCCCATGCTCGGCCCGCTCGCCGAGGAATCCGCAGTCATCCCCGCGATCGTGTACGCCGAGCTGCTCGTCGGCGTACGGCTCGCCGATCGGGCTGCGCGGGCGCGGGCACGACAGGAACGCGTGGAGGCACTGGTGTCACGGTTCCCCATCGTGGACTTCACCCGCGAGATCGCCGAACGCTGGGCCGACCTGTTCGCAGAGCTCAGCCGATCGGGAACGACGATCCCGTCGAACGACCTCGCGATCGCGGCAACGGCGCTCCATCTGGGCTTTGGCGTGCTCGTGGGGCCGAAGGGCGAGCGCCACTATCGAAGGGTTGCGGGTCTTCGCTGCGAGCGTTTCGTGGTCCCGACACCCCCGCGTTAG
- a CDS encoding type II toxin-antitoxin system prevent-host-death family antitoxin, with the protein MEHVISATDLARKLGDVLGKVRYRNEVFIVERNGEAVARLAPLSSRASASLVEGLRAWRSAAPPDPGFADDLERVNAADRSPRNPWD; encoded by the coding sequence ATGGAACATGTGATCAGCGCAACCGACCTGGCCCGGAAGCTCGGCGACGTCCTCGGGAAGGTTCGGTATCGAAACGAGGTCTTCATCGTCGAGCGCAACGGCGAGGCGGTAGCACGCCTTGCGCCGTTGTCGTCACGAGCGAGCGCGAGCCTCGTGGAAGGGTTGCGGGCTTGGCGCAGCGCGGCGCCTCCCGATCCGGGTTTCGCCGACGATCTCGAACGAGTCAACGCGGCGGATCGCTCGCCCCGAAACCCGTGGGATTAG
- a CDS encoding ubiquinol-cytochrome c reductase iron-sulfur subunit has protein sequence MDSAASGLDATRRRFMAIASGAISALIASVLGIPLVGSFVSPLFERIRSRFESAGKVPQIPAGSPVSVGFIHSENDAYLHKTVQAHAWAVSLAPGAVTVYSPICPHLGCRYDWVPGQGHFVCPCHGSVFALDGKVLAGPAPRPLDTLPTRVEDGELFIEWQRFEPGVPYKKVI, from the coding sequence GTGGATTCGGCGGCGAGCGGGCTGGACGCCACGCGGCGCCGCTTCATGGCCATTGCGAGCGGCGCCATCTCGGCCTTGATCGCGAGCGTGCTCGGTATCCCGCTCGTCGGGTCGTTCGTGTCGCCCCTGTTCGAGCGGATCCGCAGCCGGTTCGAGAGCGCGGGAAAGGTGCCGCAGATCCCGGCGGGCTCCCCGGTTTCGGTCGGCTTTATCCACTCCGAGAACGACGCCTACCTGCACAAGACCGTGCAGGCCCACGCGTGGGCGGTAAGCCTGGCGCCCGGAGCGGTCACGGTCTACTCGCCAATCTGTCCGCACCTCGGCTGCCGGTACGACTGGGTGCCTGGCCAGGGCCACTTCGTCTGCCCCTGCCACGGCAGCGTCTTTGCGCTCGACGGCAAGGTCCTCGCCGGACCGGCGCCGCGCCCACTCGATACGTTGCCCACTCGGGTCGAAGACGGCGAACTCTTCATCGAATGGCAGCGCTTCGAGCCGGGCGTGCCCTACAAAAAGGTGATCTGA